DNA sequence from the Cloacibacillus sp. genome:
CTTCGCCGGTTGCCATCTGGAAGACCTCGGCCGACAGTCTCGCAAAGTATTTATTTTCCCCCGACGCGAGGGCGTTGGCGGCGTCATATGCCTTTTGGTAAATGGCGCGCACGGCTTCCTCTCTTCCATTACGCAGCAGGCCTGGAACGACGCGGTCAAATGGCGTGCATTTTTTCAAAGCCAGATATATTTCCCGCAGTGTCCGGTAGGGGATATGGGAGACGATCATTTCCAGCAGCTCTTTCGCGGCGCAGAATGATGTTAGCTCTCCTCCGCGCAGACCTTCGCCGATGGCGCCGCGCAGTGCGGCGGCCTCCTCGGCGGTGGCCGCGCCGGCAGAGAGTGCGGCGGCGTCCTCGATGGTCAGTGATACCGACTCCAGCGCGTCGATAAAAGATCTGAAGCTCCGGCAGATGATCTTAATATCCAGTTTGCGCCAGGCCAGTAGAATTTCCGCCGCGGAGATGGCGACGACGGATTTCCGCCTCTCGGAGCGTATGACCTTTAATTCGCGCAGATACCTGACGGCGCGGGAGGTCGAGTCGTGCGAGACGCCGTATTCTTTGCAGAGCTCCGCATGGCTGGGAAGTATATCGCCCTGTTTATATTCGCCGGATACTATCCGGCCGATGATGTCCATGTAAATGGAGGATATCTTTGCGTCATCTTTTCGTATACTTGCGGAAATCGAGTGCGGCCATCCGAGTGAGGCGGGAGTCGATGCGCATCTCATTGGCGGCAGCCCTTCGCTGTAAAGGAATATTCTCTGTATGTCCAATTCCTCCTGCGTATCGAAAGAGCCCCGGCGCATCTTCGTTAAAATGTCAAACAGATATTCGCGGTAGAATCGTCCAAATTCAATGTCGTACGGCAGAGGTACCAGCTCTAGGTATCCTATGCTGTCGATACAGCGCAGGACCATGGCGTTGCCGATCTTGGAGACGAAAAAACGCCAAAAGTGTCTCAGCAGTCCCGGCAGCTCGCATGCCGGAGTCATTTCATTTATACATCTGAGGCGTGTTTCGAGTTCGTCAAAATCCTCTTGGGTGCAGAGAGATAAGCCATATCTCAGCAGCGGATAGTAAAAAACGCGCGCGGAGAGGGAAATGTCGCGGATGACTTCGCGGTCGGGCCGCTCCGCCGCGGTCCCGCTCTTCTCGGCTTCGCGGCGCTGGAAGATCACCCTTGGCCGTTTGCCTCTTGAGGTCTCGACGAACCCCTCTTTTTCCAGTATATCCACAACCCGCCGCGCCGTCTTTTCGGAGATACGGTACATTTTGCATAATTCCGCGCAGGAGGGGATAGGCGATCCGACGGGATAGAGGCCGCATTCTATTTTTTCTTTGATAGTCCGGTATATAGTCTGAGATAATATGACGGCTCCGCGCAAAAAAATCCCCTCCAATATTTTATTATACAGTGTTCTCGCTGTAAACGAAAATAGCTGTGTTGCTTTGTATCTGGACGAGTGCTAGAATAACAAACATTATAGAAATGGTACGATGTCTTTTTCGTCATAGTTGCCGGAGATGAAAAGTAGCGGCGTGTAGATAAAAAGGGATACGTTAAAACACAGAAAATCGTCTCTATGAAAGTATTAGGCCGATTGAGAGATATGACGTCATCTTTTCCATGCTGGAAATCTCGGCTTTTGCCCTTTGCGGGTATATCTGAGCTGAATTGTCGTACATATAATATTGGGGAAAGTCGAGGCTTCCTGGATGAAAAGAAGAAAACGTGACTTTCAGCTGTATACCGGAATGTGGCTGGTCGCAATCTTTGTCTTATTGGCTCTGATGTGGCAGAACGCCGGCGACGCGCGTGTGATCAACTACAGCGGCATCGTGCGCGGAGCGACGCAGAAACTCATAAAAGAAGAGCTTAACGGCCATTCCGACGACAAACTGGTAGAGACTCTGGATGGTATCATCGATAACCTTCAGACCGGCAAAGGGCCCTACCGGCTTATGAAAAATTCCAACGAGAAATACCAGCGGCTGCTTGCCGAACTGAAGCTGCTCTGGGGAGATATGAAAAAAGAGATATACGACCTCAATTCCGGCGGCGGCTCCGAGAAAAGGCTGTACGAACTAAGCCAGCGGCATTTTGAGATTGCCGACCGCATGGTGTCGGCGGCGGAGGAGAGCTCAGATAATAAACTAAGGTATTTTCTTGTCTTTTATATTTTCAGCCTGCTTCTGTCAATAGCTGTCTTTTTCATCATCAACCGGCGAAATCAGAAGGCTTTAGACGAGAGCATTTATACGGACAGCCTGACAGGTCTGCTGAGCCGAACAGGCTTTGAGGTGGCTGCGGGGAAACTTCTGAGCCATAATTTAGAAGATAAATATACGATCGTAGAATTCGATATAAAAAATTTCAAGTCAATCAACGATTCTTACGGATATGATAAGGGCGATGAATTGCTGCACAGCGTCGCCGCGGCGATATCGGCGCGGAAGAGCGGCCGGATATGCGCGCGAATCGACGCCGATGAGTTCGTCATCCTCTTCGAGCAGGGAGATATAGACGTCGACGGACTTAAAATGATATTGAGAGATGTGGTAAGGCGGCATACCTTCCTTGAATTGTTCGGCGCCATATTCAACTACGGAGCCTACAGTATAGAGAGGAACAACGAACTTATCAACACCATCATGGATAAGGCTAATACGGCGCACAAGATCGCCAAATCCATCGAGGGAGAGGCCATCGTCTGGTACGACGAACGGCTGCTGAAGAAGATACATATGGAAAACGAATATAAAAAGCGGATGCAGTATGCGCTCGAAGAGGAAGAGTTCAAGATGTATCTGCAGCCGAAGGTCGACCTGGCGACGATGGAGGTGGTGGGCGCCGAGGCGCTGGTACGGTGGGATATTCCCGAAGTGGGGATAATACCGCCGGATTCTTATATTCCCCTCTTTGAAAGAAACGGCTCGATAGCCGACCTTGACTTCTACATGCTGAAAAAGGCCTGCGTTTATCTGCGCGGCCAGATGGACCGGGGAAATGAATCCTTCTCTATTTCGGTCAATTTCTCACGCGTAACCCTTTGCCAGCAGACATTCCACAGTACGCTGCTGGAAATTATCAACCAATTCGGCGTGCCTAGCGGCCGTATGGAGATCGAGGTCACCGAGAGCGCCTTCAACGAGCTGCCATATCCGGTGTTGCTGATGCTGGAACATCTTGAAGACGAGGGATTCCGCATTTCAATGGATGATTTCGGGGCAGGCTATTCAAACCTCAATATGATCGGCAAGCTTCCCATTCAGATAATCAAGCTGGACAGGGAGTTTTTAAAAGAGATGGATGAACATGAAAATATGCGCGGGATAGTCACCTGCGCCGTAGACCTTGCGCACACGATGGGATTGGAGATCATCTGCGAAGGCGTCGAGCGGGAGGAGCATGTAAGTTTCCTGCAGGAGATCGGCTGCGACTATGCGCAGGGATTCTATTTTTCAAAGCCAGTACCCAGCGAGGTTTTTACCGAAAAATACCAGACGGGCGAGGCTAGGGTATATCTCGGCAACGGCTGATTCCGGCCTTCACACAAACGCAAAAAGACAAAATATTCAATGGACCTCCGGTATGGAGCGGCCGATGGTTTCGATGCGCGGAGTGAGCGCGGCGCGGGGAATTTTCACAGCGGGCTGTGCGGAGGGTCGGCCATGCCACTGATTTTTCGATACGTTTGCGCTAAATTGTTGGCGGAATTAGTGCCAACTTAAGTATAATGTGATATGCTAAACCATATCGCCCTGCATGGTGGCGCTGTAATATCAGGAGGATGATATTTGTTGAGTTCTGACATAGCAGGCAGTATTATCCTGCTCGTCGTACTGATGGGTTTCTCAATATATTTTTCTATGACCGAAACCTCGATTACGGCAGCAGGCAAAGGAAAATTGTTGGCATTGGCCGACGACTACCCGCACCGCAAAAAGGGTTTTCTCTGGCTTGCAGACAACGTAGCAAAAGCAATCAACGTAACTCTCATCGGAAACAACCTCGTAAACATCGGAGCCTCTGCCGTGGCCACAACGGTGGCCATCTCGCTCTTTGGCATCGCCGGTCCCGCGGTCGCAGTTGTTATTATGACCGTGCTGATAGTGATTTTCTGCGAAATACTTCCTAAAAACGTCGCGATAGCCAAAAAGGAGGCAGTCCTTTTATTTTGCCTTCCCTTTCTGCGCGCCTTTAATTTTGTCCTGACGCCTGTACTGGCCTTTTTACAGGTCATTTTGAAGCTGCTGGGCAAGCTTATCGGCATGGATCTCGTCTCATACAGCGCGCTGATCTCGCGCGAAGAGATAGACCATATCGTGAGCGAGGGCAGCGCGGCTGGCGCTCTGGAAGAGGACGAACGCAAGATGATACACGGAGTCATCGCCTTTGAGGATACGAGAGTCTCCGAGGTGATGGCGCCCCGCACGGATATGTACGCGATCGACGAAAAGGACAGCGTCGAGGATGCGGTCAAGATATTCCTTGAAAGCGGACATTCGCGTATTCCCGTATATAAAGAGGATATCGACGACATTGTCGGCATTCTCTATGCTAAAGACCTGCTTGGCCCGCTCTCGCACGGAGACAAACAGATCTCAATAGAGAAGCTGATGCGCAAGCCGCTATATGTCCCAGAGACGATGAAGACGGACGAGACGCTTGATATCATGAAGAAGTCTCGCAAGCATCTCGCGATCGTCGTCGACGAGTACGGCGGCACGGCGGGTCTGGTCACGCTCGAGGATCTCATAGAAGAGATCGTCGGCGACATACAGGACGAATATGACAAGGAGACGCCGGAGATAATGAACGCCGGTGAGAACACCTATGTCGTGCAGGGACAGGTAAACCTTGAAGATCTCGCGGAGGCGCTCGGTTACCCCTTCGATACGATTTTTGAGGATGTGGACACGCTCGCTGGCATGATCCTTGAGATAACGGGCAACTTCCCCTCAAAGGGCCAGGTTATCGGCTACGGCCCCTGGGAGATAAAGGTGCTCGAGGTGCAGAACCATAGGATACTTGAGGCGAAGATGAAATTTATCGGCAACACCGACGACGGCGTCTCCAGGTAAGTCATAGACAGGCGAATAAAGAACGTAAGAAGAGCGGGGGGAGGCCTCCCGCTCTTTTATATTCGCTGAAAACGCGCCCGGCGTGTTTGTCAATTTTGTCTGCGGCTAAGGCTTTCGTACGCGCGGCTGGGTGTCTTTTGATTACCGTGTTATTTCCATATAGACTTTATAGACTTTTTTATTCGTATAAATTACCTCTTTTAATATCTCGTATTTCCACCACGCGCGGGCGCGGGGATGCTGTTATCATCTGTAACATAAAGACGGGGGGAACGTGTTTACCGGAATAATGCCCTCGAGGGCGGTCTTCGCGCCCGGCGCCGATGCCGGTAAGATACGGCGAAGAGGCGGGACCTTTCAGGTGTTTTCACAGCCCGTAACGGATGGAAGATGGAATGTCAACAAATCTTCTTCCCATACGTTCAATATAGATTCTCCAAAGCCGCGGGGCGGTTCCGTAAGAGGAACCGCCCCGCGGCCCTTTGTTGTAATATAATTTAATAACGTTTGCGCAGCAGATCATGAAGGAGAGGGGCTGAGCCATGAAAAAGAGCGGTATTATCGCGGCGGTGCTGCTGCTGGCAGTTGGAGCGTTCTGCGTATTCGCCGGCGGATGGCCCGTGGGGAAGCCTCACGATGTTACAGGGGAAAATTTCCGCCTCGGCACATATGTAAAGCTGCGGCTTCTTGGCGAAGATAAGAAATTACTCGAAATCGAGCTCGCCGCGGCGGACGGGGAGATCGTCCGCCTTGAGGGGCTGCTTTCGGCAAATATCGCCTCCTCGGATATTTCGCGTCTCAACGGCGCGGGCGGCGAATGGGTGAAGGTCGCTCCCGAGACGGCAGCGCTTGTAAAGCGGTCGCTTGCGATAGCGGCTCTGACGGACGGCGCCTTTGACCCTGCCGTCGGCCGCATAGTGCGCCTCTGGGGGATCGGCACTCCCGGCGCGCGCGTGCCGGAGGCGGCTGAGATAAGAGCGGCGCTTCGCGCCGGAGGTTATAAAGAGGTGGCGGTGAGGGAGAGCGGCGGGGAGTGTTATATCAAGACGCCCCCCGGTCTGTGGCTCGACCTCGGAGCGATCGCGAAGGGTTATGTCGCCGACATCCTGAAGGAGAGGCTTGCCGCCGACGGTGTGAAGCGGGCTGTGATAGACCTTGGGGGCAACCTGGACCTCGTCGGCGATTCACCGGAGGGACGCCCCTGGCGGCTGGGGCTTCAGCATCCGCATAAGCCGCGCGGCGAATACTTCGGCGTGGTGGAGGTCTCCGACCGCTCCGTCGTCACCTCCGGCCCCTACGAGCGTTTTTTTGAACAGGACGGGGTGCGCTACCATCATATATTTGACCCCGCGACGGGGTATCCCGCAAAATCCGACTTTGATTCCGTCTCAATAATCGACCGCGATTCGGCGCTGGCCGACGCGCTCTGCACGGCGCTCTTCGTCATGGGGCGCGCGAAGGCGGAAAAATTTCTTGAAAAAAACGGCGGTCTGGCGGCGGTTTTCGTGCTTGCCTCGGAGGATAAAGTGCTTGTCACCCCTGAGGCGCGGAAGATATTCCGGCTGACCGATAAAAATTTCACCGTAGATACGATTGGGAGAGAATCATCATGAGACGCGGCGACCGCTGGATGGCCGCCGTTACGATGGCGGGGGCCGCGATGCTGATCGCCGGCGCGCTCCTCCAGCAGCAGCGCCAGTATAATGAAAAAGCCCCGCTTGAGGCGGAGATCGTGCTTGACGGCAGGGTAATTGAGACGCTGCCGCTGACGGGGCCGCCGCGGGAGATCCGAGTTGATTCCGCGGGGACGGCGCGCGGCTTCAACATCATCCGCGCCGAGCGGGGACGTATCGCCGTCGTATCCGCCGACTGCCCTGACGGTGCCTGTGTGCGCCAGGGCTGGATAGGGCGCGCGGGCGCCGGGGCGGTCTGCCTGCCGCACCGCCTCGTGGTGAGGATCAAGGACGCGGACCG
Encoded proteins:
- a CDS encoding FAD:protein FMN transferase, translated to MKKSGIIAAVLLLAVGAFCVFAGGWPVGKPHDVTGENFRLGTYVKLRLLGEDKKLLEIELAAADGEIVRLEGLLSANIASSDISRLNGAGGEWVKVAPETAALVKRSLAIAALTDGAFDPAVGRIVRLWGIGTPGARVPEAAEIRAALRAGGYKEVAVRESGGECYIKTPPGLWLDLGAIAKGYVADILKERLAADGVKRAVIDLGGNLDLVGDSPEGRPWRLGLQHPHKPRGEYFGVVEVSDRSVVTSGPYERFFEQDGVRYHHIFDPATGYPAKSDFDSVSIIDRDSALADALCTALFVMGRAKAEKFLEKNGGLAAVFVLASEDKVLVTPEARKIFRLTDKNFTVDTIGRESS
- a CDS encoding GntR family transcriptional regulator; this translates as MRGAVILSQTIYRTIKEKIECGLYPVGSPIPSCAELCKMYRISEKTARRVVDILEKEGFVETSRGKRPRVIFQRREAEKSGTAAERPDREVIRDISLSARVFYYPLLRYGLSLCTQEDFDELETRLRCINEMTPACELPGLLRHFWRFFVSKIGNAMVLRCIDSIGYLELVPLPYDIEFGRFYREYLFDILTKMRRGSFDTQEELDIQRIFLYSEGLPPMRCASTPASLGWPHSISASIRKDDAKISSIYMDIIGRIVSGEYKQGDILPSHAELCKEYGVSHDSTSRAVRYLRELKVIRSERRKSVVAISAAEILLAWRKLDIKIICRSFRSFIDALESVSLTIEDAAALSAGAATAEEAAALRGAIGEGLRGGELTSFCAAKELLEMIVSHIPYRTLREIYLALKKCTPFDRVVPGLLRNGREEAVRAIYQKAYDAANALASGENKYFARLSAEVFQMATGEVLEYCKDMGYLEATLKVYDGTIFLK
- a CDS encoding EAL domain-containing protein; protein product: MKRRKRDFQLYTGMWLVAIFVLLALMWQNAGDARVINYSGIVRGATQKLIKEELNGHSDDKLVETLDGIIDNLQTGKGPYRLMKNSNEKYQRLLAELKLLWGDMKKEIYDLNSGGGSEKRLYELSQRHFEIADRMVSAAEESSDNKLRYFLVFYIFSLLLSIAVFFIINRRNQKALDESIYTDSLTGLLSRTGFEVAAGKLLSHNLEDKYTIVEFDIKNFKSINDSYGYDKGDELLHSVAAAISARKSGRICARIDADEFVILFEQGDIDVDGLKMILRDVVRRHTFLELFGAIFNYGAYSIERNNELINTIMDKANTAHKIAKSIEGEAIVWYDERLLKKIHMENEYKKRMQYALEEEEFKMYLQPKVDLATMEVVGAEALVRWDIPEVGIIPPDSYIPLFERNGSIADLDFYMLKKACVYLRGQMDRGNESFSISVNFSRVTLCQQTFHSTLLEIINQFGVPSGRMEIEVTESAFNELPYPVLLMLEHLEDEGFRISMDDFGAGYSNLNMIGKLPIQIIKLDREFLKEMDEHENMRGIVTCAVDLAHTMGLEIICEGVEREEHVSFLQEIGCDYAQGFYFSKPVPSEVFTEKYQTGEARVYLGNG
- a CDS encoding hemolysin family protein — protein: MSSDIAGSIILLVVLMGFSIYFSMTETSITAAGKGKLLALADDYPHRKKGFLWLADNVAKAINVTLIGNNLVNIGASAVATTVAISLFGIAGPAVAVVIMTVLIVIFCEILPKNVAIAKKEAVLLFCLPFLRAFNFVLTPVLAFLQVILKLLGKLIGMDLVSYSALISREEIDHIVSEGSAAGALEEDERKMIHGVIAFEDTRVSEVMAPRTDMYAIDEKDSVEDAVKIFLESGHSRIPVYKEDIDDIVGILYAKDLLGPLSHGDKQISIEKLMRKPLYVPETMKTDETLDIMKKSRKHLAIVVDEYGGTAGLVTLEDLIEEIVGDIQDEYDKETPEIMNAGENTYVVQGQVNLEDLAEALGYPFDTIFEDVDTLAGMILEITGNFPSKGQVIGYGPWEIKVLEVQNHRILEAKMKFIGNTDDGVSR
- a CDS encoding NusG domain II-containing protein codes for the protein MRRGDRWMAAVTMAGAAMLIAGALLQQQRQYNEKAPLEAEIVLDGRVIETLPLTGPPREIRVDSAGTARGFNIIRAERGRIAVVSADCPDGACVRQGWIGRAGAGAVCLPHRLVVRIKDADRRVDGVSW